One segment of Polyangiaceae bacterium DNA contains the following:
- a CDS encoding NADH-ubiquinone oxidoreductase-F iron-sulfur binding region domain-containing protein, which yields MFRAKKRHDLPDALRDLGGAKPGVFGDAAERAGVPEAEAYGVATFYHLLARPDVELRVCTGLSCRLAGADAVLREASALGIRSEGCSCLAGCDVAPAVLRGRRVLPRVTAEVLREADGVDALPSTEWRGAIGPTGTPPDQLVLNLEVDPDFAGAAFGQARAFGAEEILARIEASGLQGRGGAGFPAHIKWKSVRAQAEPTRYVVLNADEGEPGTFKDREVLLRRPDLVLEGLAIAALTVGAKDVYLYLRGEFEIPWQVIDAAIARTQGSFGDIAFHMHAGNGAYICGEETALLEALEGKRGMPRLKPPFPTERGLWGKPTLIHNVETIACVPAILSKGGEWFKALGRTEAGTKLYCVSGDVARPGTYELPLGVTLDELVAAAGGYVGELRAFSPGGASSGFLPASERGRPLDFRALAAVGSMLGSAGVVVLNDTRDLKAAVLDQLRFFEEESCGQCAPCRIGTRYLGAQLAKHCQGQSVALRNAAELAWEMNEGSICGLGQAAPLPLTSAMKYFPEEFET from the coding sequence ATGTTTCGCGCCAAGAAGCGACACGACCTACCCGATGCGCTGCGTGACCTGGGCGGAGCCAAGCCGGGGGTATTCGGCGATGCTGCCGAGCGTGCGGGGGTCCCCGAGGCGGAGGCCTACGGCGTCGCGACGTTCTATCACCTGCTGGCGCGTCCTGACGTGGAGTTGCGAGTGTGCACGGGCCTTTCGTGTCGCCTCGCCGGTGCCGACGCAGTGCTTCGCGAAGCGAGCGCGTTGGGCATTCGCAGCGAGGGGTGTTCTTGCTTGGCGGGGTGTGATGTCGCTCCGGCGGTGCTGCGGGGGCGGCGCGTGCTGCCGCGGGTCACGGCCGAAGTACTGCGCGAGGCCGATGGCGTGGATGCTTTGCCGTCGACTGAATGGCGCGGCGCGATCGGACCGACGGGAACCCCTCCCGACCAGCTGGTCCTGAACTTGGAGGTCGATCCCGACTTCGCTGGAGCAGCCTTCGGACAGGCGCGAGCGTTCGGTGCCGAGGAGATACTCGCGCGGATCGAAGCTTCTGGATTGCAGGGCCGCGGCGGTGCGGGCTTCCCCGCGCACATCAAGTGGAAGAGCGTCCGCGCCCAAGCGGAGCCGACGCGCTACGTGGTGCTGAACGCGGACGAAGGAGAACCCGGTACCTTCAAGGATCGCGAGGTGCTGCTGCGTCGCCCCGACTTGGTGTTGGAGGGCCTAGCCATCGCGGCCCTGACCGTCGGCGCGAAGGACGTCTACCTCTACCTGCGTGGTGAGTTCGAGATCCCCTGGCAAGTCATCGACGCAGCCATTGCGCGCACCCAAGGAAGCTTCGGAGACATCGCCTTCCACATGCACGCTGGCAACGGGGCCTACATCTGCGGTGAGGAGACGGCGTTGCTCGAAGCGTTGGAGGGCAAGCGTGGCATGCCCAGGCTCAAACCGCCGTTCCCTACGGAACGAGGCCTGTGGGGCAAACCTACGCTGATCCACAACGTCGAGACGATCGCCTGCGTGCCTGCGATCCTGAGCAAGGGCGGCGAGTGGTTCAAAGCCTTGGGACGAACCGAGGCGGGCACCAAGCTCTATTGCGTGAGCGGCGACGTGGCCAGGCCTGGCACCTACGAGTTGCCCTTGGGCGTCACGCTGGACGAACTGGTTGCCGCAGCGGGGGGATACGTCGGCGAGCTTCGCGCCTTTTCGCCCGGCGGCGCGAGCTCGGGCTTTCTGCCAGCGAGTGAGCGTGGCCGGCCGCTCGACTTCCGTGCCCTAGCGGCGGTCGGGTCGATGCTCGGCTCCGCTGGCGTGGTCGTGCTCAACGACACTCGCGACCTGAAGGCTGCGGTCCTCGACCAGCTGCGCTTCTTCGAAGAAGAGAGCTGTGGGCAGTGCGCGCCCTGCCGCATCGGTACGCGCTACCTGGGCGCGCAACTCGCAAAACATTGCCAGGGTCAAAGCGTTGCGTTGCGCAACGCCGCGGAACTCGCCTGGGAGATGAACGAGGGCTCCATTTGTGGACTGGGACAGGCGGCGCCGCTACCTTTGACCAGCGCCATGAAGTACTTCCCCGAGGAGTTCGAGACGTGA
- a CDS encoding molybdopterin dinucleotide binding domain-containing protein: MVRDAPRFSGISHERVDREGGLQWPCPTPDHPGTKFLHEGGVLRGKGKFEAVQYRPSAELPDQEYTLVLSTGRTLYHYNAATQTRRESGLAAKQPRMFVQIHPSDARSRGIAQGERVQVYTRRGSIVAEAEVTREVRPGCIWAPLHFAEARANLLTNDAGDAVTQTAEYKVCAAEVRKLESSALSAE; encoded by the coding sequence ATGGTGCGCGACGCGCCCAGGTTCTCGGGCATCAGTCATGAACGCGTGGATCGTGAGGGTGGACTGCAGTGGCCCTGCCCCACACCGGACCATCCCGGCACCAAGTTCCTCCACGAGGGCGGGGTTCTGCGCGGCAAAGGCAAGTTCGAAGCGGTGCAGTACCGGCCCAGCGCGGAGCTGCCCGATCAGGAGTACACACTGGTGCTCTCCACGGGGCGGACGCTGTACCACTACAACGCGGCGACCCAGACGCGTCGGGAGTCAGGCTTGGCGGCGAAACAGCCGCGCATGTTCGTGCAGATCCATCCCAGTGATGCTCGGTCGCGTGGCATCGCCCAGGGCGAGCGCGTGCAGGTGTACACGAGGCGCGGCAGCATCGTCGCCGAGGCGGAGGTCACGCGAGAGGTGCGCCCCGGATGCATCTGGGCGCCCCTTCATTTCGCCGAAGCGCGAGCCAACTTGCTGACCAACGACGCCGGGGATGCCGTGACGCAGACTGCGGAGTACAAGGTGTGCGCGGCGGAGGTTCGCAAGCTGGAGAGCAGCGCGCTGAGCGCGGAGTAG
- a CDS encoding glycosyltransferase family 39 protein, producing MTAQTSPSLKARLVAVAVEPLTALALGAGYVALLLMTSHSLGYARDEGFYFQAARSYQAWFELLLQSPEQAMTRPNVDRFWAANHEHPALIKSLFALSHYYLFQKHKILATAGDAFRFPGMVLSGVAVGVTYLWGARAVSRGAGVVAAVLLAMMPRVFYHAHLDCFDMPVAAMWLLTTYAFWRSLERGTLFALFVGVLYGLLLNTKHNSWLLPPALLGWLFIVKGRSLWRGLKVGKVRIPTALFAMGLVGPLVFYAMWPWIWHDTGKRLGDYVAFHMHHEYYNMEFLGRTYWKPPMSLAYAWLMTLGTVPAVTLALFLTGLVGSLGLYVRTHLRRPWQWLLARVGRVVELSRMTRADRSRISTDVMWLLCILTSYAPWLSKGTPIFGGTKHWITAYPFLCLFAARGFFALVQAAQRKLPRASAAGGGIPLRTGLMMSVVAAPIVTTLQSHPWGLSAYTPLVGGASGAATLGLNRTFWGYTTGAVAPYLNEHVPPGTGVYVHDTAMQSWEQMVQDGMLDHVRGSWTIESSGFSVYHYEPHMGRVEYQIWVDYGTTSPVHVGTHDGVPVIWVYKRP from the coding sequence ATGACAGCCCAGACCTCGCCTTCGCTCAAAGCGCGGTTGGTCGCTGTCGCGGTGGAGCCCCTCACGGCGCTCGCACTAGGTGCCGGCTACGTTGCGCTGTTGCTGATGACCAGTCATTCCCTGGGCTACGCGCGGGACGAGGGCTTCTACTTCCAGGCTGCGCGGAGCTACCAGGCTTGGTTCGAGCTGTTGCTACAGAGCCCCGAGCAGGCGATGACTCGGCCCAACGTAGATCGCTTCTGGGCAGCGAATCACGAGCATCCGGCGCTGATCAAAAGCCTGTTCGCGCTCTCGCACTACTATCTCTTTCAGAAGCACAAGATCCTGGCAACTGCCGGGGACGCCTTCCGCTTTCCAGGAATGGTGCTGTCAGGCGTGGCGGTGGGCGTGACCTACCTTTGGGGCGCTCGAGCCGTCAGCCGCGGTGCAGGCGTCGTCGCTGCCGTGCTGCTCGCGATGATGCCTCGGGTCTTCTATCACGCGCACCTGGACTGCTTCGACATGCCGGTCGCGGCAATGTGGCTGCTGACGACCTATGCATTCTGGCGCTCCCTCGAACGTGGCACGCTGTTCGCGCTTTTCGTTGGCGTGCTGTACGGCTTGTTGCTGAACACGAAGCACAACTCGTGGTTGTTGCCGCCAGCATTGCTAGGTTGGCTCTTCATCGTCAAAGGGCGAAGTTTGTGGCGCGGGCTGAAGGTGGGCAAGGTGCGCATTCCGACTGCACTCTTCGCCATGGGGTTGGTGGGCCCGCTGGTGTTCTACGCGATGTGGCCGTGGATCTGGCACGACACTGGAAAGCGACTCGGTGACTACGTCGCCTTCCACATGCACCACGAATACTACAACATGGAGTTTCTGGGTCGGACCTACTGGAAGCCGCCCATGTCCCTGGCCTACGCCTGGCTGATGACCTTGGGCACGGTGCCGGCGGTCACCCTGGCGTTGTTCTTGACCGGGCTGGTGGGCTCCCTAGGGCTCTATGTACGCACGCACCTACGTCGCCCTTGGCAGTGGCTGCTCGCGCGCGTCGGCCGCGTCGTGGAGCTATCTCGAATGACTCGTGCGGACCGTTCGCGCATCTCCACTGACGTGATGTGGCTACTGTGCATTCTCACCAGCTATGCGCCCTGGTTGTCGAAGGGGACTCCGATCTTTGGTGGCACCAAGCACTGGATCACGGCGTACCCGTTTCTGTGTCTATTTGCGGCCAGGGGGTTCTTCGCTCTGGTGCAGGCTGCTCAGCGAAAGCTACCAAGAGCTTCCGCAGCAGGAGGCGGAATCCCTCTCCGCACTGGCCTGATGATGAGCGTCGTGGCGGCCCCCATTGTCACCACGCTGCAGTCGCACCCGTGGGGACTCAGCGCGTACACCCCGTTGGTCGGAGGAGCGTCAGGCGCAGCCACCTTGGGTTTGAACCGAACCTTCTGGGGCTACACCACTGGCGCCGTTGCACCCTACCTGAACGAGCATGTCCCGCCAGGAACTGGGGTCTATGTGCACGACACGGCAATGCAGAGCTGGGAGCAGATGGTGCAAGACGGCATGTTGGATCACGTTCGAGGGTCGTGGACCATCGAGTCATCCGGTTTCTCGGTGTACCACTATGAGCCACACATGGGCCGCGTCGAGTACCAGATCTGGGTCGACTACGGCACGACCAGCCCGGTTCACGTCGGCACCCATGACGGCGTGCCCGTGATCTGGGTGTACAAGCGCCCCTAG
- a CDS encoding glycosyltransferase produces MTQPELTVVAPCFNEELNIPELVRRVLRVFDRANLSGELVLVDDGSSDGTRAAIEAQERAHPGRVVGRFHTVNRGMAHAWKTGVAASRAPVVGVIDADLQYQPEDLLRLYNELMEHSIDVVQGWRSAVGRERGARYHISRGLNVILNAAFDMDLQDNKSGFVVCAKEVMEDLLTYRGSYYYWQSFIMVAAHAKGYSYKEVETLFENRRAGQSFLDGNTARAVSRTVIDLGKAAWEYRLRHQVPDVSEQFLRRYPVLDRSTPMSPARTLEWKAYLAVFNRTHWMITRDVERYYDSLRKTQWLAPSQLRELQDEKLRRLVRHAYRSVPYYRHRMREAKLTPRDIRGQDDLHKLPFLTKSDVRENLYFDILSENHDKDQVLRISTSGSTGEPFVCYADRAQLEFRWAATLRSQEWTGYQFGDPCVRLWHQTLGMSKSQAVREQLDAALSRRKFIPVFEMSDEKLDEMVREIAAHEPVLMDGYAEALDFLAHYLKNRGNVGVKPKALMSSAQTLPEASRALIEEAFGCKVFDKYGSREFSGIAYECDAHMGHHVVGEGYIVEVLREGRPAAPGEVGEVVITDLNNYCLPFIRYRIGDLAVATDPKVACRCGRGLPLMGNVEGRVQSIIQGTDGRYVPGTFFAHYLKEFDHAIERFQVVQEAHGAMVFRVVKGGRYSDDTLQEILATFRDYLGDDMKIDVEFVDNVDMIRTGKRLASVSRLAVDFQARAPSRATTS; encoded by the coding sequence GTGACCCAGCCGGAACTCACTGTCGTTGCCCCCTGTTTCAACGAAGAACTCAATATTCCTGAGCTGGTCCGCCGGGTGCTGCGCGTGTTCGACCGGGCCAACCTGAGTGGGGAGCTCGTGCTCGTCGACGACGGGTCCAGTGACGGTACCCGCGCCGCAATCGAGGCGCAGGAGCGAGCACATCCCGGCCGCGTGGTGGGTCGCTTCCACACCGTCAACCGTGGCATGGCGCACGCGTGGAAGACGGGCGTTGCCGCTTCGAGGGCCCCTGTGGTCGGCGTGATCGATGCGGACTTGCAGTACCAGCCCGAAGATCTGCTCCGCCTCTACAACGAGTTGATGGAGCACAGCATCGACGTCGTGCAGGGCTGGCGCAGCGCTGTCGGTCGTGAGCGTGGGGCCCGCTACCACATCAGCCGCGGCCTGAACGTCATCTTGAATGCCGCCTTCGACATGGACCTGCAAGACAACAAGAGCGGGTTCGTGGTGTGCGCCAAGGAGGTCATGGAGGATCTGCTGACCTACCGCGGCAGCTACTACTACTGGCAGTCATTCATCATGGTGGCGGCGCATGCCAAGGGCTACTCCTACAAAGAAGTAGAAACGCTCTTCGAAAACCGGCGCGCTGGCCAGAGCTTCCTCGACGGGAACACGGCGCGCGCGGTCAGTCGGACCGTCATCGATCTTGGCAAGGCCGCGTGGGAATACCGGCTCCGACACCAGGTTCCCGACGTCAGTGAGCAGTTCTTGCGCCGGTATCCTGTTCTCGATCGGTCCACCCCCATGAGTCCGGCCAGGACCTTGGAGTGGAAAGCCTACCTGGCAGTATTCAACCGAACTCACTGGATGATCACCCGTGACGTGGAGCGGTACTACGATTCCCTGCGCAAGACGCAGTGGCTCGCGCCTTCACAGTTGCGCGAACTCCAGGACGAGAAGCTGCGTCGGCTAGTGAGGCACGCGTACCGAAGCGTTCCCTACTATCGGCATCGCATGCGCGAAGCCAAGCTCACCCCGCGTGACATCCGTGGCCAGGACGATCTGCACAAGCTGCCCTTCCTGACCAAGAGCGACGTGCGGGAGAACCTGTATTTCGACATCCTCAGCGAGAATCACGACAAGGACCAGGTCCTCCGCATCAGTACCAGTGGTTCTACCGGCGAGCCCTTCGTTTGCTATGCCGACCGCGCCCAACTCGAGTTCCGTTGGGCCGCCACTCTGCGCTCTCAAGAGTGGACGGGATATCAGTTCGGGGACCCGTGCGTCCGTCTGTGGCATCAAACGCTGGGGATGTCGAAGAGCCAGGCCGTCCGTGAGCAGTTGGACGCGGCGCTCTCTCGTCGCAAGTTCATTCCTGTGTTCGAGATGAGCGACGAGAAGCTCGATGAGATGGTGCGCGAGATTGCTGCCCACGAGCCTGTGTTGATGGACGGCTACGCCGAGGCCCTTGATTTTCTCGCACACTACTTGAAGAACCGCGGCAACGTTGGGGTCAAGCCCAAGGCTTTGATGTCGAGTGCGCAGACCTTGCCTGAGGCTAGCCGCGCGTTGATCGAAGAGGCGTTCGGCTGCAAGGTCTTCGACAAGTACGGTTCCCGCGAGTTCTCGGGCATCGCCTACGAGTGCGACGCCCACATGGGGCATCATGTAGTGGGCGAAGGATACATCGTCGAAGTCCTGAGAGAGGGGCGCCCGGCCGCTCCGGGCGAGGTTGGAGAGGTCGTCATCACGGATCTCAACAACTACTGTTTGCCGTTCATCCGCTACCGCATCGGTGACTTGGCTGTTGCCACGGACCCGAAGGTGGCCTGTCGCTGCGGGCGCGGCCTACCGCTGATGGGCAACGTCGAGGGGCGAGTGCAGTCCATCATCCAGGGGACCGACGGGCGCTACGTCCCGGGAACCTTCTTCGCCCACTACTTGAAGGAGTTCGACCACGCGATCGAGCGTTTCCAGGTCGTGCAGGAAGCGCACGGGGCCATGGTGTTTCGTGTGGTCAAGGGCGGGCGGTATTCGGACGACACGCTTCAGGAGATCTTGGCGACTTTCCGCGACTACCTGGGTGACGACATGAAGATCGACGTGGAGTTCGTCGACAACGTCGACATGATCCGCACAGGCAAGCGCCTGGCCAGCGTGTCACGCCTGGCAGTCGACTTTCAAGCGCGTGCGCCCAGTCGTGCAACGACATCCTGA
- a CDS encoding NAD-dependent epimerase/dehydratase family protein, giving the protein MASHEIAGQRVVVTGGAGFIGSHLVRRLLELGAASVVVVDSLRYGDPANLGAASDRVELVKHTLGNDDPDALNEPLSGATLLFHLAAEKHNQSKDSPARVYRANITGTHDLYERAVRAGVKKIVFSSSLYAYGRMQGAPFVEEELPRPRTVYGITKLAGEHVLGHFADAHGVETMVLRYLFIYGPKQFAGMGYKSVIVKSFERMLAGQRPTVFGDGQQTLDYVYVDDCVEATVRAMTQDVSDEVVNVASGRAVSVDHLMDTMLEVAGCELGKDHGSADWTAGTFRVGDPAKAKRVLGFEAKTSLSEGLRKTYEWLATQS; this is encoded by the coding sequence GTGGCGAGTCACGAGATAGCGGGGCAGCGCGTCGTCGTAACCGGCGGCGCGGGATTCATCGGTTCTCACCTCGTGCGGCGGCTGCTCGAGCTCGGGGCGGCTTCCGTAGTCGTGGTCGACAGCTTGCGCTACGGCGACCCGGCGAACCTGGGCGCAGCTTCGGATCGCGTCGAGTTGGTGAAGCACACTTTGGGCAACGACGACCCCGACGCGTTGAACGAGCCGCTCAGCGGGGCCACGCTGCTCTTTCATCTCGCGGCGGAGAAGCACAACCAAAGCAAGGACTCACCGGCGCGCGTCTACCGCGCGAACATCACCGGCACCCACGATCTCTACGAACGTGCCGTCCGTGCGGGCGTGAAGAAGATTGTGTTCAGCTCTTCCTTGTACGCCTACGGGCGCATGCAAGGCGCTCCCTTCGTGGAAGAAGAGCTGCCACGACCACGAACGGTGTACGGCATCACGAAGCTGGCGGGGGAGCACGTGCTGGGGCACTTCGCCGACGCGCACGGCGTCGAGACCATGGTGCTGCGCTACCTGTTCATCTACGGCCCGAAGCAGTTTGCCGGCATGGGCTACAAGTCCGTGATCGTGAAGAGCTTCGAGCGCATGCTGGCGGGACAGCGCCCGACCGTGTTCGGGGACGGCCAACAGACCCTCGACTACGTCTACGTCGATGACTGCGTGGAGGCCACCGTGCGTGCCATGACCCAGGACGTGAGCGACGAAGTGGTGAACGTCGCCAGTGGCCGCGCCGTCAGCGTGGATCACTTGATGGACACCATGCTCGAGGTCGCTGGCTGCGAGTTGGGCAAGGACCATGGCTCGGCCGACTGGACGGCGGGCACCTTCCGCGTCGGCGACCCCGCGAAGGCCAAGCGCGTCTTGGGCTTCGAGGCCAAGACGAGTCTGAGTGAAGGGCTGCGCAAGACCTACGAGTGGCTCGCGACCCAGTCGTGA